Genomic window (Streptomyces sp. LX-29):
GCGGACCTGGTGCCATGGTGCAGCGTCAGCGGTCCGAGAACGTTCACGAACATGGGTGCCACCTCCTCACACGTCACCTGCGGTACGCGCGGACGAACAGCTCGGCGGCCTGCTCGCAGATGTCCGCGGCCTCGCCGCCGGTCAGCGGGCGGGTGCCGTACATGGACTGGTGCAGGCCCTGTTGCACCAGGAGCGCCACGAACTGACGGGCTCCGGTCTCCGGGTCGGGGACGCTCAGCTCACCCCGCGCGTCACGGTGGCGAAGCGTTTCAGCAAGGGCGGACACCAGTTGCCGGGGCTCCCCCTCGGCGCAGGCCGGGCGCAGCCAGGGATGGCGCGCGACCTCGGCGATGACCAGCCGGCGCAGCGCCGAGGCGCGCTCGTCCAGCAGCACCTGGAGCACTCGGTGGCCGAAGGCGGTCAGCTCCGCGCGGGCGTCCCGCTCCGTGCCGTCGTCGGGGCCCGCGGCGGCGCCGGGCGCGAAGCCCTCCGCCACCCGTCGGCGCTCGCCCTCGACCGCGGCGATGAACAGGCTCTGCTTGTCGCCGAAGTGGTTGTAGACCGTCTGCTTGGACACCCGGGCCTCGTCGGCGATGACGTCGACGCTGGCCCGCGCGTACCCCTCGCGCAGGAAGACCGCGACGGCGGCCTCCAGGATGGCCTGCCGCTTGGCGGGCTGCGGGCCCGCCGGGCGTCCGGGGGCGCCGCGTCGTGGCGACGTCTCCCGCGTCCGTGGCCCGCTGTGCGTGCGCATCGCCCGCCGTCCTCTCGCCGTCCCGGCCACTCCGATTATCTGACTGACCCTCAGTCTGCCCTTGCACTCAGTGGACTTGCGAGTCTAGCCTTCCAGATCTGGACTGGACCAGACCGTCCAGTCCAGTTGACTCGCCCTCTTACCGCCCCCGAGGAGAGGTCCATGAGCGAACTCATCACGCTGCCGGCCGAGGTGCAGGACCAGCTGTTCCGCACGGCCCGCACCGCCCACACCTTCACCGACGAGCCGGTCACCGACGAACAGGTGCGGGCCGTCTACGAGTTGATCAAGTACGGTCCCACCTCGCTGAACCAGCAGCCGCTGCGGGTGGTCCTGGTGCGGTCGCGGGAGGCGCGGGACCGGCTGGTGCCCCTGATGACGGGCCGCAACCAGGAGAAGACCGCCAAGGCGCCGCTGGTGGCGGTGGTCGGGGCGGACCTGGACTTCCACGAGGAGCTGCCGCGGCTGGTGCCCTTCATGGAGAACCCCGAGGCGCTGTTCGCGGACCCGGCCGCGCGGGAGGAGTCGGCGCGGTTCAACACCGCGATCCAGATCGGCTACCTCATCGTGGGGGTGCGCGCCGCGGGGCTGGCCGCCGGTCCGATGATCGGGTTCGACGCGGACGCCGTCAGCGCCGAGTTCTTCCCCGACGGCCGGCACCGGGCGCTGTGCGTGGTCAACATCGGCCGGCCGGGGCCGGACGCCTGGATGGGGCGGCTGCCGCGGCTGGCCTACGAGGAGGTCGTCAGCACCGTCTGACGACACGGGTCGGGACAGGGCGGCGGCACGGGGCGACGGGGTCTGCGCGGGCGGGACGGGGTCGACGCGGGGCGGACGGGGTCGGCGCGGGGCCCGGAGGCGCGCTGCCCGGGCAGCGGCTGGAAAACGCCGGTGGGGCCGCCGGGGAGGACCCGGCGGCCCCCGGGGAGGCTCAGCTGTCGAGCAGCTCGTTGAAGACGACGGTGTCGAAGATGTCCTCCACGCGGGTCGCCTTGCCGTCCCGCATGGTCCAGGAGTGCACGAAGTCCAGGGTGGCGGTCCGGCCGCTGAGCGAGGTGACCTGGCGGGTGCCGAAGACCACCACCCGGTCGCCCTGCTCGATGAACTCCCGGGGCTCCAGCCGCATCCCGCCGAGCACCGCGGGGACCCGCGCGAGGAAGGCGCGCACCCCGTCATGGCCCAGCTTGGTGCCGCCCAGCCCGTACTTCTCCAGTCCGTCGGGGTGGACCCACTCCACGTCGGGGTGCATGGCCGACAGCAGGCCGTCCGGGTCGCCGGCCCGGAATCCGGCGTAGGACCTCTGGATGGCCTCGATGTTCGGGGACGCCACGGTGATCCGGTCTCCTTAGGCTTCGTCGCGCCGCGTCACGTGCTGCGTCGCACGCGGCTTCACATGATCGGGGTGCAGCTCCTCCAGTGTGCGCCGGATGCCCTCCCGCCACGAGACCCGGCAGGGCCCGGTCAGCTTCCGGCGGCGGGTCGGGTCGAAGCGGTAGGTCTCGCGGGTGACCTCGCTGGGGACCAGACGGGCCGGCACCCCGGTGAGCTCCTCCAGATGGCGCACGCAGTCGGTCATGCCCATCGGCTCGTCGCCGCCCCAGTTGACCAGGGTCGCCGGCGTGGCGGCGGCCGCCCACAGGGCCGGGACCTGGTCCACCAGGTCGTCGGTGTGGAGCGGAGAGCACCAGTTCTGCCCCTGGCGCGGCACCGGTATCGGCTCGCCCGCCAGCATCCGCTTGAAGTAGAGCATCGGCACCCCGCCGTAGCCACCCGGCCCGTAGGCGATGTTGAGCCGGGCGATGGTGGTCGGCAGGCCCAGCACCGCGGCGAAGGCGCGCACCGCCCCCTCCGCGGCGATCTTGCCCACCGGGTAGGCCGGCAGCCAGTCCGCGACCCCGTCGACCGGGTCGTCCTCGGTGTAGGCGTGGTCCAGGGTCTGCCGCTTGTAGAGGGCCCCGGTGGACACGAACAGGAACGCCTCGGCGGTACGGCAGTGGTGCATCAGACGCCCGCAGGCGAGCGAGTTGACCTCGATGGCGGCGTTGACGTCACCGTCCTCGCCGCGGCGGACGGCCGAGTGCAGGACATGAGTGAAGTCGGTGGGCAGTCCCGCGTAGTCCGCCCCCTCCAGGTCGTCCATGTCCCAACGGCGGGTCACGATGCCCTGGGCGCGCAGCGCGTCCTCGACGCCCGGGGTGCCGAAGCGGCCCACGCACCACACCTCGTTGCGGCGCGCGAGCGCCTCGGCGACCGGCCGGGCGACCTGCCCGGTGCCGCCCGTGATCAGGATCTTCTTGCCTTCCATCCGCTGCCCGCTCCTTAGCTGTTCCGCTGTCGCCACCCGGCGACGTGGTCCCGGTCGGCATCGCCCAGGGCGCGGTCCAGCTCCCGACGCAACACGGCCTGGAAGGTCGCGACGTGGCGCGGTCCCATGAGGGTGTAGTGCTCGCCGGGGACGTCGATGTACCGGTTCGCCCCCGTGGTGTGGTCGTCCCAGCGCCGGATCTCCTGTTCCAGCCAGTCCGCCTTGGTGCCGCGCAGCGGGGTGGCGTAGAAGACCGTCATGGAACGGACCTTTCCGGATGGAGTGTAGGTGCGCCCCAGGTCGGTCAGTCCATCGGCCAGCTCGGCCCAGGCGGCGAACTTCTCCTGGTCCAGGTCGAGCTCGGCCAGTCGGCCGGGCGGCGCGAGCTCCATGAAGTGGGCGAGCTGCTCGGCGCGGGGCAGCGGTCGGAGCACGGCGGGCAGCTCCAGTGACTGCTGCTTCCCGATCAGATCGAGGAAGAAGGCGAGGTTGGTGGCGGTCTCGATGAAGTCGAGCTCGTTCATCCGGTACTTGATGTGCGGGGGCAGGTTGAAGCTGCCGACGAAGTCGACCCGCTCGCCGCGCGCCTCCAGCGCCTTGGCGATCTCGAAGGCGACCGCGCCGCCGTAGGAGTAGCCGGCGATGGCGTAGGGGCCGTGCGGCTGGCGGGCGCGGATGGCGGCCACATAGGTGGAGACCATCTCCTCGAAGCTCTCGAAGGGCTTCTCGCCCTCGTTGAAGCCGCGGGCGCGCAGCGCGTAGAACGGCCGGTCGCCGGCGAAGTACTTGGCGAGGTTGACGAAGACGAGCACCTCGCCGACGCCGGGGTGGACACAGAACAGCGGGGTCTTCGCGCCACCGGTCTGCAGCGGCACGACCGGGTCGTACTCGGCCACCCGGTGGCCGCCGTCGGCCGCGGGCCCGGCGTCGACGCGGGCGGCCAGCGCCCGTACGGAGGGGGCGGTCAGCACGGTGATCACCGGCAGGTCGGGCACGCCCAGCCGCTGGTCGACGCGGCGGCGCAGCCGCAGGATGTCCAGGGAGGTGCCGCCGAGGTCGAAGAAGCTGGCGGTGGCGCTGATCCGGTCCGGGGTGGTGCCGAACATCTCGGCGTAGATCTCGGCGAGGACCTGCTCGGTGCCGGGGCGGGGCGGGGTGTGGCCGCCGAGCCGGCGGCAGGTCAGCTCCGCGACATGGGCGGCGGCCTCGGCGTAGCCGCCGCTCTCCAGCGTCTGCCGCATCCGGCGGCGCAGCGTCTTGCCGAGGCTGGTCTTGGGGAAGGCGTCCTTGGGCAGCGGCAGGATCACGGACGGCCGGAAGCCCCAGAGCATGACGGTGGTGGCACGCACGGCGGTGAGCAGCCGGTGCAGCTCGGCCTCGTCGGCGGCGGTCTGGGGGCGGTCCGGCGCCGGGAGGGCCGCGGCCTCGGCATGGAAGGCGATCACCAACTGCTCG
Coding sequences:
- a CDS encoding TetR/AcrR family transcriptional regulator, with translation MRTHSGPRTRETSPRRGAPGRPAGPQPAKRQAILEAAVAVFLREGYARASVDVIADEARVSKQTVYNHFGDKQSLFIAAVEGERRRVAEGFAPGAAAGPDDGTERDARAELTAFGHRVLQVLLDERASALRRLVIAEVARHPWLRPACAEGEPRQLVSALAETLRHRDARGELSVPDPETGARQFVALLVQQGLHQSMYGTRPLTGGEAADICEQAAELFVRAYRR
- a CDS encoding NAD(P)-dependent oxidoreductase; this translates as MEGKKILITGGTGQVARPVAEALARRNEVWCVGRFGTPGVEDALRAQGIVTRRWDMDDLEGADYAGLPTDFTHVLHSAVRRGEDGDVNAAIEVNSLACGRLMHHCRTAEAFLFVSTGALYKRQTLDHAYTEDDPVDGVADWLPAYPVGKIAAEGAVRAFAAVLGLPTTIARLNIAYGPGGYGGVPMLYFKRMLAGEPIPVPRQGQNWCSPLHTDDLVDQVPALWAAAATPATLVNWGGDEPMGMTDCVRHLEELTGVPARLVPSEVTRETYRFDPTRRRKLTGPCRVSWREGIRRTLEELHPDHVKPRATQHVTRRDEA
- a CDS encoding non-ribosomal peptide synthetase; translated protein: MIQLLVRAARDHPAAGLRYISAEAEGGAISQSYPELLAEAREMLGGLRDRGLRPGDRVALLVPDQREFVTAFWACLLGGFVPCPLVQPPGTVTRWAAQLTHLDRLLDGPLLVTTEALAAGLPVVPGRGTALLEELRGDHAPAPDHPAAPEDLALLVLTSGSTGNAKAVMLTHGNLLASMAGKAETQRLTAADTTFNWISFDHVAALLEAHLLPLAVGATQWHAPARTVLENPLEFLRIVSRHRVTMTFTPNFLLGSLNEAEHTLAESGERLDLGALRHIVSGGEANVVATGEEFLAGYAAHGLRGSALWPAFGMTETCAGSVYNRDFPAADAGAAFANLGRPIRGLEIRIADEHHRPLPEGEIGELQLRGTMITRGYYNDAEATAAAFTPDGWFRSGDLGRIVDGRLSLEGRSKDSIIVNGVNYFSQEIETALEQLDGITPGHVAAFPTRAPGSDTEQLVIAFHAEAAALPAPDRPQTAADEAELHRLLTAVRATTVMLWGFRPSVILPLPKDAFPKTSLGKTLRRRMRQTLESGGYAEAAAHVAELTCRRLGGHTPPRPGTEQVLAEIYAEMFGTTPDRISATASFFDLGGTSLDILRLRRRVDQRLGVPDLPVITVLTAPSVRALAARVDAGPAADGGHRVAEYDPVVPLQTGGAKTPLFCVHPGVGEVLVFVNLAKYFAGDRPFYALRARGFNEGEKPFESFEEMVSTYVAAIRARQPHGPYAIAGYSYGGAVAFEIAKALEARGERVDFVGSFNLPPHIKYRMNELDFIETATNLAFFLDLIGKQQSLELPAVLRPLPRAEQLAHFMELAPPGRLAELDLDQEKFAAWAELADGLTDLGRTYTPSGKVRSMTVFYATPLRGTKADWLEQEIRRWDDHTTGANRYIDVPGEHYTLMGPRHVATFQAVLRRELDRALGDADRDHVAGWRQRNS
- a CDS encoding nuclear transport factor 2 family protein; this encodes MASPNIEAIQRSYAGFRAGDPDGLLSAMHPDVEWVHPDGLEKYGLGGTKLGHDGVRAFLARVPAVLGGMRLEPREFIEQGDRVVVFGTRQVTSLSGRTATLDFVHSWTMRDGKATRVEDIFDTVVFNELLDS
- a CDS encoding malonic semialdehyde reductase; the encoded protein is MSELITLPAEVQDQLFRTARTAHTFTDEPVTDEQVRAVYELIKYGPTSLNQQPLRVVLVRSREARDRLVPLMTGRNQEKTAKAPLVAVVGADLDFHEELPRLVPFMENPEALFADPAAREESARFNTAIQIGYLIVGVRAAGLAAGPMIGFDADAVSAEFFPDGRHRALCVVNIGRPGPDAWMGRLPRLAYEEVVSTV